Proteins from a single region of Ananas comosus cultivar F153 linkage group 3, ASM154086v1, whole genome shotgun sequence:
- the LOC109707262 gene encoding ubiquitin carboxyl-terminal hydrolase 20-like: MEEDDFLPSTSQSINFDSGEGTSHSLLSQSSISRKIHPVGATLENLGNTCFMNVILQCITHMVPFVQKLLSAAHPIPCSHEEEGFCTFCALKEHVVKSINASGSVLVPTKFAKNLDKILPEYEENSQEDAHEFLRALLDRIDDCSLVSSLQDQQSLSENSIVKQVFGGRLRSQLRCCECGHCSETFEPLLDLSLDINDADNLTDALLSYTMVEKIEAKFTCEGCNTQVSMKKQLTLDQAPDVVAIQLKRFKNDGHCTHKIDKKVEYPSELDLKPYLSCPDERVQTKYDLYGIVDHTGSLASGHYDCTIRSSATAWYQLEDAVVNQVKVSSALNQCAYLLFYIKQGLSPWFSSLLPAKDESQLDSATNTSPTSVIENIGRVHSTYHAEKDEECGPSNTTFVSDDTETYYNTAPRLCYATRGDKIVDKADADQSVTPPARKFDSVQHVIDSTFHDEKLDDDEKENHLTPRARVRSKVNRKVNSSPNLGVNVHIHKLLRGMQSSRRRCILECLTTRQNLTTPPLCKTKRPKMNIHHLRGGEDSAPSTSRSFLSPSSV, from the exons ATAAATTTCGATTCAGGAGAAGGGACGAGCCACTCCCTTTTGTCTCAATCTTCTATTTCCAGGAAAATCCATCCCGTG GGAGCTACTCTAGAGAACCTGGGCAACACATGTTTTATGAATGTGATCCTTCAGTGCATTACACACATGGTTCCGTTTGTGCAGAAACTTCTCTCGGCCGCTCACCCTATTCCCTGCTCTC ATGAAGAGGAGGGATTCTGCACTTTCTGTGCTCTGAAAGAGCATGTTGTCAAATCTATTAACGCATCTGGTTCTGTCCTCGTTCCGACCAAATTCGCAAAAAATCTAGACA AAATATTACCAGAATATGAAGAGAATTCCCAAGAGGATGCACACGAGTTTCTGCGGGCTTTGTTGGATAGGATAGATGACTGTTCTCTTGTTTCAAGCTTACAAGACCAGCAATCCCTTTCAGAAAACAGCATTGTGAAACAAGTATTTGGAGGCCGTCTCAGAAGCCAG ctgagGTGTTGTGAGTGCGGTCACTGCTCAGAGACGTTTGAACCCCTCCTTGATCTCAGCTTGGATATCAATGATGCCGACAATCTAACAGATGCCCTACTATCTTATACAATGGTTGAGAAAATTGAAGCCAAGTTCACCTGTGAAGGCTGTAATACTCAAGTGTCAATGAAGAAACAGCTTACGTTGGACCAGGCACCGGATGTTGTAGCAATTCAATTAAAGCGATTCAAGAATGATGGCCATTGTACACATAAGATTGATAAGAAAGTGGAATACCCATCAGAGCTTGATTTGAAGCCATATCTTAGCTGCCCAGATGAGAGA GTCCAAacaaaatatgatttatacgGAATTGTGGATCATACGGGCAGTTTGGCTTCTGGTCATTATGACTGTACCATACGTTCTTCTGCAACAGCGTGGTACCAGTTGGAAGATGCAGTG GTAAATCAAGTTAAGGTGTCCTCGGCACTAAACCAGTGTGCATATCTTCTCTTCTATATTAAGCAGGGTCTATCACCATGGTTCTCGAGTTTACTCCCAGCAAAGGATGAATCCCAACTGGACAGTGCCACTAACACTTCCCCGACATCGGTGATTGAGAATATCGGAAGAGTGCATTCCACATATCATGCTGAGAAGGATGAAGAGTGTGGCCCATCCAATACCACCTTTGTCTCGGATGATACAGAGACATATTATAATACCGCTCCTAGATTATGTTATGCTACACGTGGTGACAAGATAGTCGACAAAGCTGATGCGGACCAATCTGTGACACCACCTGCAAGAAAATTCGACTCTGTTCAGCATGTCATCGATTCCACGTTCCACGATGAGAAACTGG ATGACGACGAGAAAGAGAACCATTTAACTCCACGAGCCCGAGTGAGATCAAAGGTCAATAGAAAGGTCAACAGCTCACCGAACCTTGGCGTGAATGTACATATTCATAAgttgcttagaggcatgcaaaGCTCACGAAGAAGATGTATTTTGGAGTGCCTCACCACGAGGCAGAATTTGACGACCCCGCCTCTCTGTAAGACGAAAAGGCCAAAAATGAATATTCATCACTTACGCGGAGGGGAGGATTCTGCTCCCTCGACATCCCGTTCGTTTCTCAGCCCTAGCTCTGTATAA
- the LOC109708216 gene encoding exosome complex exonuclease RRP46 homolog — protein MRAMGMDRLDGRNANQMRPLTCSRNLLHRAHGSARWSQGDTIVLAAVYGPKAGTRKGDDPEKASIEVIWKPKTGQIGKQEKEYEMILKRTLQSICLLTSHPNTTTSVIVQVVGDDGSLLPCAINASCAALVDAGIPLKHLAVAICCGLSETGSVILDPTKVEEQKMQAFMHLVFPNSPLAVLPEGSSSKHDEPFEHGIITSVTHGAMPERGYFNCLDRGRAASAAISEFLRRSLQKDGS, from the exons ATGAGAGCGATGGGGATGGATCGTTTGGACGGGAGAAACGCTAATCAGATGAGGCCGCTCACCTGTTCTCGCAATTTGCTTCACCGCGCTCACGGCTCCGCTCGTTGGTCCCAAG GTGATACAATTGTATTGGCTGCTGTTTATGGTCCGAAAGCTGGAACAAGGAAGGGTGATGACCCCGAGAAAGCCTCGATTGAGGTTATTTGGAAGCCTAAAACTGGACAAATTG GAAAACAAGAAAAGGAGTATGAAATGATCCTGAAAAGAACACTGCAGAGCATTTGTCTTCTAACTAGCCACCCAAATACCACTACCTCTGTCATTGTTCAG GTAGTGGGCGATGATGGTTCC CTTCTCCCATGTGCCATAAATGCTTCCTGCGCAGCGCTTGTTGATGCTGGAATTCCCTTAAAACATCTTGCTG TTGCAATCTGTTGTGGTTTGTCCGAGACTGGATCTGTTATTTTAGACCCAACCAAGGTAGAAGAGCAG AAAATGCAAGCCTTTATGCATTTGGTCTTTCCAAATTCGCCTCTCGCAGTTCTTCCGGAAGGATCATCTTCTAAGCATGATGAGCCTTTTGAGCATGGAATCATAACATCGGTCACCCATGGGGCGATGCCAG AGCGAGGTTATTTCAACTGCCTCGATCGTGGCCGTGCTGCTTCTGCTGCAATCTCAGAATTTTTAAGGAGAAGTTTGCAGAAAGATGGTTCCTGA